One Waddliaceae bacterium DNA segment encodes these proteins:
- a CDS encoding UvrD-helicase domain-containing protein: protein MTEGAFDILSRDTEIHKSRLLEASAGTGKTFSIENLVVRFLVEGDIERGRGPCTIDEILAVTFTKKAAAELKERIRGAIVKAIDSLEDGGGYDYIVKYADGGATEIHRAKRRLKEALFSYDEAQIFTIHGFCLKALKEYAFESRQNLGDTGMDTRITTQEMIEIVKDFFRTSVGKEKYSVKQLYIVMKKYNGIDALAIKLAGIITKQGEFPEYPDITATTKDCKEKIAALQGEYHYNSEEVLEIFGREAKKYCLLCNNKNIAKEDVMKNATAFAAMFDDAEDVDFSKASFSFLKSFSPENIKKRFVGDEEGAAFFAKAYELLKDTIYHVENPAVIFARMARDCRIMASEAFEEREKNTIDGILDAMALSVDDKDFIEAIQGRYRVAIIDEFQDTDPLQWKIFSTLFAQQDHHGRYLYLVGDPKQSIYSFRNADIYTYLNAADTMGENGTATLHKNFRSHSDLVRALNVLFSKDNTPKMITLPQEDREMPYREVLHCDDIVKPQLSGKRGSVHFFVGEESINKKTKRLPTPDLEKTVFFPFIVEEIERLHSDDGMPYSSFAVLVKDRYQGQNIEAALRKAGAPTKRRGSRSLADTKARTALKDVVSAVIAPRDLSAVKIALSSELIAWDDEAVRELLEDGSYEKIIATLYSLRKILYDSGFAAFFNAMMAKTWGNDTKSVAEKIVSREGGDDLYNELLQLADVVIQHQNTTYCSPEGIVRHLEGMKDIENFDEDKLKIRQNSDDDAVEILTIHSSKGLEFDVVFALGLASRTKKEEDIIAKNEGGIRKFLAAEKDSDEWRRYYEEIDAEKMRQLYVSMTRAKYMTYAPVVIDSEKSTAPYGTASPMELFLARLGQEEAAYEELYSRMQNFKKESLIDFISQHDILGYSILEKKEDTISRYHDDEATVIYPPESITIPESPSYFRSFTSLASPKNEHRIETPPHDYICEDKTIHTLPAGKVTGTILHDIMEACLTTDDDVIDIVKKYITATSLEEWGDVIVDIINNSMTTQLIAGEKGFRLCDVARDMIACENEFLFPETDAVYLNGAIDIFFEHKGKYYILDWKSTWLGTDGEAYHHGNLEKSMEIHDYRLQGAIYTQAIQRYLSIVETRKFEECFGGVLYCFFRGLDKTKSQQGVYHFFPEENTVRSRI, encoded by the coding sequence ATGACGGAAGGCGCCTTCGACATACTATCTCGAGATACTGAAATACATAAAAGCCGTCTCCTTGAAGCTTCGGCAGGGACGGGTAAGACGTTCTCTATAGAAAACCTCGTCGTAAGGTTCTTGGTGGAAGGCGACATAGAACGAGGAAGAGGGCCCTGTACCATCGATGAGATTCTTGCAGTGACCTTCACAAAGAAAGCCGCCGCAGAGCTAAAAGAACGCATCCGCGGTGCTATAGTAAAAGCCATAGACTCATTAGAAGATGGCGGTGGATACGACTATATCGTTAAGTATGCCGATGGCGGAGCCACAGAGATACACAGAGCAAAACGACGGCTTAAAGAGGCGCTTTTTTCCTACGACGAAGCGCAGATCTTTACGATACACGGGTTTTGCTTAAAGGCATTGAAAGAATACGCCTTCGAAAGCAGACAAAACCTCGGCGATACAGGGATGGATACGAGGATTACAACACAAGAGATGATAGAGATCGTCAAAGATTTTTTCAGGACGAGTGTCGGCAAGGAAAAGTATAGTGTCAAACAGCTTTACATTGTGATGAAAAAATATAACGGCATCGACGCCTTGGCAATAAAACTAGCGGGGATAATAACAAAACAAGGGGAGTTCCCCGAATACCCCGACATCACTGCCACCACAAAAGATTGCAAAGAAAAGATCGCGGCTTTACAAGGAGAATATCATTATAATTCCGAGGAAGTCCTCGAGATCTTCGGACGCGAAGCCAAAAAATATTGCTTGCTGTGCAACAACAAAAACATAGCAAAAGAAGACGTTATGAAGAACGCTACCGCCTTCGCCGCGATGTTCGACGACGCCGAAGATGTAGACTTCTCGAAAGCGAGTTTTTCATTCCTAAAGTCTTTTTCTCCAGAAAACATAAAGAAAAGATTTGTGGGCGACGAAGAAGGCGCAGCGTTCTTCGCGAAAGCTTACGAACTTCTTAAAGACACGATATATCATGTAGAGAACCCCGCCGTAATCTTTGCTAGGATGGCACGAGACTGTAGGATTATGGCGTCGGAAGCTTTCGAAGAGAGAGAAAAAAACACCATCGATGGTATTCTTGACGCTATGGCATTGAGTGTCGACGACAAAGATTTCATCGAGGCAATACAAGGACGCTATCGTGTTGCCATCATCGACGAATTCCAGGATACCGACCCACTGCAGTGGAAGATTTTCTCCACGCTTTTCGCACAGCAAGACCATCATGGAAGATATCTATACCTTGTCGGCGACCCTAAACAGTCGATATATTCTTTCAGAAATGCCGACATATATACGTACCTTAACGCCGCAGATACCATGGGAGAAAATGGTACTGCTACGTTACACAAAAACTTCCGCTCGCATAGTGACCTTGTACGGGCGCTAAACGTCCTTTTCTCTAAAGATAATACCCCTAAGATGATAACGCTGCCACAAGAAGATAGAGAGATGCCATACCGTGAAGTCCTTCATTGTGACGATATTGTAAAGCCACAGCTTTCAGGAAAAAGAGGTAGCGTACATTTCTTTGTCGGGGAAGAAAGCATAAATAAAAAAACTAAACGCCTGCCGACGCCAGACCTCGAGAAGACAGTGTTTTTTCCTTTTATAGTAGAAGAAATAGAAAGGCTACACAGCGATGATGGTATGCCATATAGCAGCTTTGCCGTACTTGTCAAAGACCGATATCAAGGGCAGAATATAGAAGCAGCCCTTCGTAAAGCTGGCGCCCCTACGAAGAGGCGTGGATCACGGAGCCTTGCCGACACAAAAGCCCGTACGGCGCTGAAAGACGTCGTCAGCGCCGTCATCGCACCAAGAGATCTCAGCGCGGTAAAGATAGCACTTTCCAGTGAGCTTATTGCCTGGGATGACGAAGCAGTACGCGAGCTCCTCGAAGACGGCTCCTACGAAAAGATTATCGCTACGCTATATTCTCTGAGGAAAATTTTGTACGACAGCGGCTTCGCAGCATTCTTTAATGCTATGATGGCAAAAACATGGGGAAACGATACAAAAAGCGTAGCAGAGAAAATAGTGTCGCGAGAAGGTGGAGACGACCTATATAACGAGCTTTTACAGCTAGCAGACGTAGTAATACAACACCAAAACACAACATATTGCTCGCCAGAAGGCATCGTACGTCATCTCGAAGGCATGAAAGACATCGAAAACTTCGACGAGGACAAACTTAAGATACGGCAAAACAGCGACGACGATGCTGTGGAAATCCTGACGATACACAGCAGCAAAGGACTTGAGTTCGATGTCGTCTTCGCATTAGGACTGGCAAGCCGCACGAAAAAAGAGGAAGACATTATAGCGAAAAATGAAGGAGGGATAAGGAAGTTCCTCGCCGCCGAAAAAGACAGCGACGAATGGCGACGATATTATGAGGAGATCGACGCCGAGAAGATGCGACAGCTGTATGTCAGCATGACAAGAGCGAAATATATGACGTACGCCCCAGTAGTAATAGATTCCGAGAAATCGACGGCGCCTTACGGCACAGCATCGCCGATGGAGCTTTTCCTCGCAAGGCTAGGACAAGAAGAAGCTGCGTATGAAGAGCTGTATTCTAGGATGCAGAACTTCAAAAAAGAAAGCCTTATAGATTTTATCTCACAACACGATATTTTAGGATATTCCATCCTAGAGAAAAAAGAAGACACGATATCCCGCTATCACGACGATGAAGCCACCGTAATATATCCTCCAGAAAGTATTACAATACCAGAAAGCCCATCATATTTCAGGTCTTTCACATCTCTAGCATCGCCAAAAAATGAACATCGTATAGAAACTCCACCACACGACTATATATGCGAAGATAAAACAATACATACACTGCCGGCAGGGAAGGTGACAGGCACGATATTACACGATATCATGGAGGCATGCCTAACGACAGATGACGACGTCATCGATATCGTCAAAAAATATATAACAGCCACTTCTCTGGAAGAATGGGGCGATGTTATCGTTGATATCATTAATAATTCCATGACGACACAACTAATCGCCGGAGAAAAAGGCTTCCGTCTGTGTGACGTAGCACGCGATATGATAGCATGCGAGAATGAATTTCTGTTCCCAGAAACCGATGCCGTATACCTCAATGGCGCCATAGATATCTTCTTCGAGCACAAAGGAAAATATTATATCCTCGACTGGAAATCCACGTGGCTCGGCACCGATGGAGAAGCATACCACCACGGCAACCTTGAAAAATCTATGGAAATCCACGACTACCGTCTGCAGGGAGCGATATATACCCAAGCAATACAGCGGTATCTCTCCATCGTAGAGACGCGGAAATTCGAAGAGTGTTTTGGTGGCGTGTTATACTGTTTCTTCCGCGGCCTCGATAAGACAAAATCGCAACAAGGCGTATATCATTTCTTCCCAGAAGAAAACACCGTGAGGAGCAGGATATGA